One Chloroflexota bacterium genomic region harbors:
- a CDS encoding thioredoxin family protein, whose product MVAGAGPAADPVTPTPTPTPTPTPSPTPIAEPTPSPTPTPTPTPNPTPSPTPSPTPTPAPTPPPTPSPTPTPTPTPSPTPTPTPSPTPTPTPTPTPEIVQPETLDGIPVPDPYDPRNRDSIIARYEADKARFQAVLATSSPVVWVSDAIWCPKCGAVRPVVRDLMAEYAGRVHFLVMDYDDRELASYRREFRAATHPSLAAVRNGVSIRSHQGIANRSQIVALIEAAIAA is encoded by the coding sequence TTGGTTGCCGGCGCTGGACCCGCGGCAGATCCGGTCACGCCAACTCCTACCCCTACACCGACGCCGACTCCGTCACCGACTCCGATCGCCGAACCCACGCCCTCTCCCACGCCAACTCCTACCCCAACTCCCAATCCGACTCCTTCACCGACTCCTTCACCGACTCCAACCCCCGCACCCACGCCTCCGCCGACGCCTTCTCCTACTCCAACACCGACGCCGACTCCGTCACCGACCCCAACACCCACGCCTTCTCCCACGCCAACTCCTACCCCGACGCCCACGCCGGAAATCGTGCAGCCCGAGACGTTAGACGGGATTCCGGTCCCGGATCCCTACGATCCCAGGAATCGCGATAGCATCATTGCCCGGTACGAGGCCGATAAGGCCCGCTTTCAGGCAGTGCTGGCGACGAGCTCCCCGGTGGTCTGGGTATCCGACGCAATCTGGTGCCCGAAATGCGGTGCGGTGAGGCCGGTGGTGCGCGACCTGATGGCCGAATACGCCGGCAGGGTGCACTTCCTCGTCATGGATTACGACGACCGCGAGCTGGCGTCCTACCGCCGCGAATTCCGGGCCGCAACCCACCCTTCGCTGGCCGCGGTGCGCAACGGGGTGTCAATCCGTTCGCACCAGGGAATCGCCAACCGCTCCCAGATCGTGGCCTTGATCGAAGCCGCCATTGCAGCCTGA